The Magnetospirillum sp. 15-1 DNA window CGGGATCGCGGCGGCGGCATGTCTGTGCCGCTCGTTCGCTCCGGTGCCGGGAGTTTTCCTGGCCACACCCGCGGAGGTTCAACCGGAGAAGCAAAGGACTTATCCAATGGCTCTGCCCACGTTCACCATGCGTCAGCTCGTCGAAGCCGGCGTGCATTTCGGCCACAACACCCGCCGCTGGAACCCGAAGATGGCTTCGTACCTCTTCGGCATCCGCAATGGCATCCACATCATCGACCTGCAGCAGAGCGTGCCCATGCTGCACCGCGCCATGCAGGCGGTGCGTGACGTGACCGCCGCCGGCGGCCGCGTGCTGTTCGTCGGCACCAAGCACCAGGCTTCCGACGTGGTCGCCGAGTCGGCCAAGCGTTGCGGCCAGTACTTCGTGAACCACCGTTGGCTCGGCGGCATGCTGACCAACTGGAAGACCATCTCCAACTCGATCCGCCGCCTGCGCGAGCTGGACGAGCAGCTGGCCTCGGGCGCCCTGTCCGCCCTGACCAAGAAGGAACAGCTGGTCCTGTCCCGCGAGAAGGAGAAGCTGGACCGCGCCCTGGGTGGCATCAAGGACATGGGCGGCCTGCCCGACATCCTGTTCATCATCGACACCAACAAGGAAGCCCTGGCCGTCCAGGAAGCCAACAAGCTGGGCATCCCGGTGGTGGCGATCATCGACTCCAACTGCGATCCGGCCGGCATCTCCTATCCGATCCCCGGCAATGACGACGCCATCCGCGCCATCCAGACCTATTGCGATCTGATGTCGGGCGCCGTGCTGGACGGCATCCAGGCCGAGATCACCCGTGGTGGCGGCGACGTCGGCGCCTCGGCCGAGGCTCCGGTCGAGCAGATTCCGGAAGTGATCGCCGAGGCGGCCGCCGAGGAAGCTGCCGCTCCGCAGGCCTGATCGGCTCTAAGAGAATAGGAATGGCGGCGACATCCGGTCGCCGCCATTCGCTTGAGAACCAACCATTTAATTCGTCGAGAGGGGAATACCCATGGCCGAGATTACCGCTTCGCTGGTCAAGGAACTGCGCGAGAAGACCGGCGCCGGCATGATGGACTGCAAGAAGGCGCTGGGCGAGACCGCCGGCGACGTCGAAGCCGCCATCGACTGGCTGCGCAAGAAGGGCCTGGCCGCCGCCGCCAAGAAGGCCGGCCGCGTCGCCGCCGAGGGTCTGGTGGGCATCGCCGCCGCCGGCACCAAGGGTGTGGCCGTCGAAGTCAATGCCGAGACCGATTTCGTCGCCCGTAACGATCAGTTCCAGGGCTTCGTCGCCGCCGTCGCCGCCGTGGCGCTGGACAAGGGCAGCGACGTGGAGGCCATCAAGGCCGCCGCCTGCCCCGGTACCGACAAGAATGTCGCCGACCAGCTGACCCACCTGATCGCCACCATCGGCGAGAACATGTCGTTGCGCCGCGCCGTGCGCCTGGAAGTGTCGGCCGGCGTGGTCGCCTCCTACGTCCACACCGCCATCGCTCCCGGCCTGGGCAAGATCGGCTGTCTGGTGGCCCTCGAGTCCACCGGCAATGCCGAGCGTCTGGCCGAGGTCGGCAAGCAGATCGCCATGCATGTGGCGGCCGCCAATCCGCTGTTCCTGGACCCGTCGGTGGTCGACACCAGCGCTCTCGACCGCGAGAAGGGCGTGCTGACCGAGCAGGCCCAGGCTTCGGGCAAGCCCGCCGCCGTCATCGAGAAGATGGTGGAAGGCCGTATCCGCAAGTACTACGAGGAAGTCTGCCTGTCCGAGCAGATCTTCGTCATCGACCAGGAGAACAAGATCTCCAAGGTTCTCGAGAACCTGGGCAAGGAGATCGGCGCGCCGGTCAAGCTGGCCGGTTTCGCCCGCTTCGCACTCGGCGAGGGCATCGAGAAGGAAGAGAAGGACTTCGCCGCCGAAGTGGCTGCCCAGCTGGGCGGCTGATCGGACGACACGTTCGGGCCGCCCGCTCCCTTTTTTGGGGGCGGGCGGCCTTTTTTCTCCCCACAAGGGGGGGAGACAGGCAGGCGGAATGGTGTATGATCGCCGCCGCCCGCGCCAACCAGATTGGCAAGACTTTCAGCCCGAGGATTCCATGGCCAGCGACGCCAAATTCCGCCGCGTTCTCCTCAAGATTTCGGGCGAAGGCCTGATGGGAACGCGGGAGTACGGCCTTGACCCCGAGACCGTTGATCGTATCGCCCGCGAAGTGAAATCCGTCCGCGACCTCGGCGTCGAGGTCTGCGTGGTCATCGGCGGCGGCAACATCTTCCGCGGCGTGTCCGGCGCCTCGTCCGGCATGGAGCGGGCGGCGGCCGACAACATGGGCATGCTGGCCACCGTCATCAACGCGCTGTCGGTACAAAACGCCCTGGAGAAGGTCGGAGTCGAGACCCGCGTCCAGTCGGCCATCGTCATGCCCACCGTGTGCGAGGCCTTCATCCGCCGCCGCGCCATCCGTCATCTGGAAAAGGGCAGGGTGGTGATTTTCGCCGCCGGCACCGGCAATCCGTTCTTCACCACCGACACCGCCGCCGCTCTGCGCGCCGTCGAGATGGGCTGCGACGCGCTGCTGAAGGCCACCCAGGTGGATGGCGTCTATTCCGCCGACCCCAAGAAGGTCAAGGATGCGGTCCGCTACGACCGTCTGACCTTCAACGATGTTCTGGCCCGCGACCTGGCAGTGATGGATACCTCGGCCATCGCGCTGTGCCGCGAAAACAAGGTTCCCATCGTGGTGTTCGACCTGCACCGGCCCGGCGCCTTCGCCGAAACGGTCTCGGGACGCGGTCTGTTCACCATTATCGCCAACGATTAATAAGCCTCAAGGGGAGACGATCGTGTCCACTCCGACCACTTGGAACGACCTCAGGAAGGATATCACCCGGCGCATGGACAGTGCCGTCGAGGTGCTGAAGAAGGAATTCTCCGGCCTGCGTTCGGGCCGCGCTTCCGTCAATCTGCTGGACCCGGTGGTGGTCGAGGCCTATGGCCAGACCATGCCGCTGTCGCAATGCGGCACCGTCGGCGTCCCCGA harbors:
- the rpsB gene encoding 30S ribosomal protein S2, whose amino-acid sequence is MALPTFTMRQLVEAGVHFGHNTRRWNPKMASYLFGIRNGIHIIDLQQSVPMLHRAMQAVRDVTAAGGRVLFVGTKHQASDVVAESAKRCGQYFVNHRWLGGMLTNWKTISNSIRRLRELDEQLASGALSALTKKEQLVLSREKEKLDRALGGIKDMGGLPDILFIIDTNKEALAVQEANKLGIPVVAIIDSNCDPAGISYPIPGNDDAIRAIQTYCDLMSGAVLDGIQAEITRGGGDVGASAEAPVEQIPEVIAEAAAEEAAAPQA
- the pyrH gene encoding UMP kinase, which produces MASDAKFRRVLLKISGEGLMGTREYGLDPETVDRIAREVKSVRDLGVEVCVVIGGGNIFRGVSGASSGMERAAADNMGMLATVINALSVQNALEKVGVETRVQSAIVMPTVCEAFIRRRAIRHLEKGRVVIFAAGTGNPFFTTDTAAALRAVEMGCDALLKATQVDGVYSADPKKVKDAVRYDRLTFNDVLARDLAVMDTSAIALCRENKVPIVVFDLHRPGAFAETVSGRGLFTIIAND
- the tsf gene encoding translation elongation factor Ts, which produces MAEITASLVKELREKTGAGMMDCKKALGETAGDVEAAIDWLRKKGLAAAAKKAGRVAAEGLVGIAAAGTKGVAVEVNAETDFVARNDQFQGFVAAVAAVALDKGSDVEAIKAAACPGTDKNVADQLTHLIATIGENMSLRRAVRLEVSAGVVASYVHTAIAPGLGKIGCLVALESTGNAERLAEVGKQIAMHVAAANPLFLDPSVVDTSALDREKGVLTEQAQASGKPAAVIEKMVEGRIRKYYEEVCLSEQIFVIDQENKISKVLENLGKEIGAPVKLAGFARFALGEGIEKEEKDFAAEVAAQLGG